ACACATCCAATGGTCATTAAAAATGCACTTCCAGCTTCACCTTCGAAAACTTTATGTGTTAGAAATTCCCAAGCTTTTCCTGTTAGGAATATGTTTTCTCCTACAGGATCAGAGCTTTCAAGGCGTTTTTCTCTTTCAAAGTCTACAGAGGTCTTCATTTTACTAATTCTCTTCTTCCGTTATAGAATCTAATATTGATACATCCGATTGTTCATCCCTCAAGGGAATTAAATAGTCAAATGCGTCTGGTATGTCTCTGTGCTGATACAGATCGTCGAATGTGCAGATGGCTATACGAGGTAAATTCACGTTGTACAAATGTCTAGCGTAAAAGACCGGGTCGAAGCACAAGATCAGGTCGTGAGATCCCGGGGCGTTAATTAATACCTCGGGTGTGACTTTGATAGTTTCTTTATATGAATGGCTTAGGAGAGGTCCAAGATTGACGCTATGTCGATGTTTATTGCCCAAAATTAGCATACGAGCGCCGTCTGCCTTTGCGATCTTCAGAAATCGAACAGTTCGTTTACAATGCAATAGTTGAATATAAGGATCACACAAATACTTACTCGATAGAAAGCTACCAAGTTTTGATTTGCTCATGAGTATTTCAACTGGCGCGCAGCTGAGTGACGTCGCGGCTGATTATAGGGCAGGACTAGATGGACGAACCAAAGGGTAATTATCTCTTCACAGACAAGATTTTAGCTGTACAGTACTACATATTTCTTCCGAAACTATACGATAATGCTATCCTCTTGGAGTTTAAATCCTCAGTCTGTCTGCTTCTTGTGTATGAGTAGGATCGTGATTCTACAAACTACTACTAGGCAATTGCATCCTTTATCGTCACTTTAGAACGCTTAGCTGGTATTCTAGGTGCCTGTGTGGAAGTCTTCTTGGTGGAGTAGAGAGAtgtatcttcttcctttctCTCTTTCCTACTTTGGCTCACTTTCTGATTGCCAATAATATTCAGAGAGTGAACGTATTACAGACTGGTCACTGTTTAGCTCGGCATGGTGTACCTGTACTCCTATAGGGGCCTAACCTCGATCATAGGAAATTTTCGGCTGTTTacctacacattttatttaaAGTGCGATATTTTAGTATTGTGCTATACAAATACTAGAATTGTTTACATTGTGCTCTCATTATGTAGCGATGCTATTCACCGCTAAGGTTTCGCTCTCCTTTTGTATATGCCATCGGTTACACATTCTTTTCTAGATAAAACTGTTTATATTAGATGTAAAATAGAATGAATCTCCTTATACGTACATATAAACAGGCTCTCTATAAGGAAAGCAAACACTTTACTACGAAAGCGAACGCTCACAACTTACAGACCATATTGTACGAAAATAACAAGCTTTTTGGCGAGCTGTACAAGTATGAACACTTTCGTGATGCATTCGCAACAATACCAATATCCTCAGAGTATGTCTCTTTTATCTCCTTTTGGAAGGGTACGATAAATTTTAGCGATATAATTCATTCTTATGTAGGTGTGGAGGATGCTACATCGAACAAGTTGGATATAATGTCGGAAGCAATGGTCTCAGAACTCAAAAAGTTCACAGTTTCCAATGACGACTATCTGAACAGTATGAGGTTTTTCAGGGATGAGATACTCAAAAAAGGTAATTCAATGACTAGAACTGAACTTTTTGAGGCAATTTTTTTATCTCAGGAGCAAAGTGACTTGTTAGAGTTTTGGGCTAGAGTTTTagaaaatgcaaaaatgaTTTTTAAAGAGGAGACTGTTTTTATTGATGATATATCTGATATGGTCTTTGGTTTCCTCTATAAGAGATACTCTGATGATTTAGTTGATACACTCGATTTGGAGAGAGTTTCTACATGTACATCATCAGGAGATGTAGAACATACTAGTACGAACAAATCACCGGCTCTCCGAGAAATAGTGGACAACATAGCAGACATAGATAATGACACAGATGTAGATTACGAAAATGATTATCACACCTCGTTAATTTATGAGTACAAGTATCGCAAATTGTTGCAAGAATTAGAGGTTACACttccaaaaatttatacaGATTACTCCACAACAAAAGCAGAACTGGACAAGTGCAAACTTGAGATTGAGGCtattttggagaataaCGACCGACTAGTAGATGAGTTCTCAAAAGAGAGGTCAGCTCTACTGGAAAAAATTACTTCCGGCCAACAGGACTGTAAAACACTAGTTGATAAGAATGATGATTTAGTCGGAGAGATAAAATCAAAAGAATTGGAAATAGAAACATACAAAAGAGATTTTGAATTGTTGAAAGGTCAGTACGACTCTTTGGATCCATCCAGATTATCTGAGGAATTAAAAGTCTATATGGTTAAGTGTGATGGCTTACAAAAGTCAAACGATAACCTAAAATCTATTATAGACGATTTAGAGAACCGATTATCTTTGACAGTACCTGCTGTATCCCTAGAGCAAGACAAGGAACAGATACGCGAACTAATTCTACAAAAGGACAAACTTCTGGAGCAACTCAATATCCAAAACGCTGAAATATCATCCTTATCAAACGAAGTCAATGATCTTACCATTTTCAACGAAACATTGGCTACCGAAATGACAGAGATGAAAAAGCGGTCAGATGCTGAACACGAAAGAATCGCAGAGCTTGTAGAGAAAAATTCCAAACTTGTTCAAGATATAAGTGATTTACATAGCGAGAACAATAACCTAAAGTTAGAATTATCACATGTTCAGGaagaaaacaaaaatttgggTATAGAATTGAAGGAGGAAATAAATGCCAAGAATGTTGTTAATAATGAACTAGTCCTTTTgaaagaaaaggaaaaggacTTTTGTATTGACAGCGATCAGATAGAAAGATTAAAGAACGAAACAACAGAGTTAAATGCGGTGAATGCCCATCTCAAAGAGAAGCTAAATGAGGTCCTCCAAGAAAATATTAAACTTGTGGCAAAATTAGAACTGATGAATATGCCACATTCTCAAAACCCCGCACACAAGATTATGAGTATAATAGGAAATCAGAAAGATATGGAGTCCACCCTTTCTCGTGATTCTGATACTACTGACTGTGAGTATTCAGATGCAACtgatattccaaaaaacACGGTTAAGATAAATCCAGCGCTAGCAGAAACAAGAAGGCTGAACACAGTAAATGCTGTTAAGTTTGGTCAGATTTCAATCGATTCAAAGGTGGATACTGTACACAAGGATTCCGAAAGAATAGTGCATAGAAGATCCGCTCAACTTCGGAGATCAAATTCCATTGACCAAGTTTCTGCTGAGATGGATTATGAACACGACTTTACATCTGATAATCTTGAGGATTTTGGGCTTTCGGAAGATGATTCTCCggatatttttcaaaacgCGATTTCTTACATTTCACAAACCTTCAACATAGATGATAATTCGCACCATAAAAACACATTATTTGTATAATCAACATGAATTGTTTAACGTTCTTTATGTTGTAATATATAAAAGGCTGTCGCAATGTGTGTGCGTTTTGACTGCCTTCTGTGTAGGTCTGATGTCAAAGAGTAGAAAGGACGAACTTCTTTCTTCACATTTTCAATTATTTAGCGGGAAACACAGGATTGTTGTATTAGATTAGGATTTTATGCAATGTAATGGTAAATTTAGACAATGAAACATAATACACCCTTGGAGTCTTCATCCTTGACAACGGTCGCACCCGGTTCGCTGAAAAGAGATGTGTTACAACTAGCTGAATACTTATCAAATATATCAAAGGCAGACATTGTATCTTATGACTTGGATTCGGCATATTATAATTTAAATCGGTCCACGGCCTCCGGAAAGGGATTTTCCAATTATATCGACAACTTGGAGCGAAATCTGTACAACAGATTGGAAGCTGAACTGATACAACTGTTTAACGAGTACGATGTTACAACGAAGCCGGATATAGATCCTCAAAAGGTCCTGGGTCAAATTGAGCGTTACCTAGACAGCAAAATTCCCAGTTCCAATGTGAAGGATATCTTGTCATCTTCTAGTAGCAGGTTATGCAGACTTCCTGCGGTACTGCAACTTCTCTTTTTGCTTAAAGATAACGCAATTTATAAGGGAGATCCGTATAATTCCATGCAATATGATTCCACAACCAAACATACCAGTGGATTAAAACGCAAGTTAGTGGATGACTACCAATTAAATCCACTTCATAATGAGCAAAATGCCTTTTGCTTGACAGATTCACTTGGTCATTCTTTTACTCTACCGGAGGGAATTTCCAAGGAAGATTTGGAGACTGTAGAAAGTGGTGTGGAGTACGGAGAGATCGATGAGCATGATTTGGTATTGGACGTTATATATGTATTACAGGGCATAGAAGGCCGTTTCATAAAATTTGATACTAGGGGATACTTTTTATTGTCACCAAATACATCAGTATCACCTAGTGTACGTCAATTGGTGAATAAAATATCCGTTATAGGTCAATTGTATAATAGTATTAAAAATCGCAGTATACAAAAGGGATTGATAATTGATGCTATGTTTCAGGCAATTTTGGAACATCTTAATGAGTATGATTGTCTATTGAATTCTCTTTCCTCCAACCCAAATAACGACAAATTGACTCTTTTAGGTCTTTTTTCACTTATACAGAAATCATATAATAAAATTAGACTGTTAAGTTTAGTTCTTGATAACCCACCTGATTCTGTCATTAATTTGGTTTATGATTTATCTTCTAGAGGCGATTCTTTTAgtagagatatattctccGAGCTTTTGAGAAAATCACTATTTCCGTACTTTGAAATGATATTGAGGTGGATAATATTTGGAGATATACATGATCCATATGATGAATTTTTCGTTGTTCCAGATGACTCTGATAATTCCTTCGTTTTTGAAGAGTTAAAAGTCTTCAAATTTATTCCATTGAAGTTTGCAAAGTCTGTTTTTGAAGCTGGTATATCTGCAAACTATTTGCACAAATTGGATGGTATAAATCATGAAAACGACTTATCCTTATTAATAAAACATATTTCTTGTGAGGAAGATATTACAAATTGGTCCATATACTCTTCTATTCAGAGGATTCATACCATACAATCCCATTTAAAGTATTCAGATAGAATCACAGCCATATTGCTCAATGATTACAACATTGTTGATTATATGAAATTCATTTGTTTACAACCGACCTTTTCAACACCAAGTAAGACTCTGAATCTCGAAGATTTCGTTAAATCATTGGAACATGGTGAAACTTTATATCTACCAAAGttttcttttccatataGCTTGATAGTTGAAGAAAATCACATACCTACGTACTCTACTATTATTAGACTTCGTTATCTATTGTTTAAGGCAAATGAGAAT
This region of Theileria equi strain WA chromosome 1, complete sequence genomic DNA includes:
- a CDS encoding hypothetical protein (encoded by transcript BEWA_033200A), with amino-acid sequence MKTSVDFEREKRLESSDPVGENIFLTGKAWEFLTHKVFEGEAGSAFLMTIGCVAVAALCGRERRAATLARALQMGPASSLRVFGHPRYRQHIPRNPLLKH
- a CDS encoding hypothetical protein (encoded by transcript BEWA_033210A); protein product: MSKSKLGSFLSSKYLCDPYIQLLHCKRTVRFLKIAKADGARMLILGNKHRHSVNLGPLLSHSYKETIKVTPEVLINAPGSHDLILCFDPVFYARHLYNVNLPRIAICTFDDLYQHRDIPDAFDYLIPLRDEQSDVSILDSITEEEN
- a CDS encoding hypothetical protein (encoded by transcript BEWA_033220A), with the protein product MNLLIRTYKQALYKESKHFTTKANAHNLQTILYENNKLFGELYKYEHFRDAFATIPISSEYVSFISFWKGTINFSDIIHSYVGVEDATSNKLDIMSEAMVSELKKFTVSNDDYLNSMRFFRDEILKKGNSMTRTELFEAIFLSQEQSDLLEFWARVLENAKMIFKEETVFIDDISDMVFGFLYKRYSDDLVDTLDLERVSTCTSSGDVEHTSTNKSPALREIVDNIADIDNDTDVDYENDYHTSLIYEYKYRKLLQELEVTLPKIYTDYSTTKAELDKCKLEIEAILENNDRLVDEFSKERSALLEKITSGQQDCKTLVDKNDDLVGEIKSKELEIETYKRDFELLKGQYDSLDPSRLSEELKVYMVKCDGLQKSNDNLKSIIDDLENRLSLTVPAVSLEQDKEQIRELILQKDKLLEQLNIQNAEISSLSNEVNDLTIFNETLATEMTEMKKRSDAEHERIAELVEKNSKLVQDISDLHSENNNLKLELSHVQEENKNLGIELKEEINAKNVVNNELVLLKEKEKDFCIDSDQIERLKNETTELNAVNAHLKEKLNEVLQENIKLVAKLELMNMPHSQNPAHKIMSIIGNQKDMESTLSRDSDTTDCEYSDATDIPKNTVKINPALAETRRLNTVNAVKFGQISIDSKVDTVHKDSERIVHRRSAQLRRSNSIDQVSAEMDYEHDFTSDNLEDFGLSEDDSPDIFQNAISYISQTFNIDDNSHHKNTLFV
- a CDS encoding hypothetical protein (encoded by transcript BEWA_033230A) produces the protein MKHNTPLESSSLTTVAPGSLKRDVLQLAEYLSNISKADIVSYDLDSAYYNLNRSTASGKGFSNYIDNLERNLYNRLEAELIQLFNEYDVTTKPDIDPQKVLGQIERYLDSKIPSSNVKDILSSSSSRLCRLPAVLQLLFLLKDNAIYKGDPYNSMQYDSTTKHTSGLKRKLVDDYQLNPLHNEQNAFCLTDSLGHSFTLPEGISKEDLETVESGVEYGEIDEHDLVLDVIYVLQGIEGRFIKFDTRGYFLLSPNTSVSPSVRQLVNKISVIGQLYNSIKNRSIQKGLIIDAMFQAILEHLNEYDCLLNSLSSNPNNDKLTLLGLFSLIQKSYNKIRLLSLVLDNPPDSVINLVYDLSSRGDSFSRDIFSELLRKSLFPYFEMILRWIIFGDIHDPYDEFFVVPDDSDNSFVFEELKVFKFIPLKFAKSVFEAGISANYLHKLDGINHENDLSLLIKHISCEEDITNWSIYSSIQRIHTIQSHLKYSDRITAILLNDYNIVDYMKFICLQPTFSTPSKTLNLEDFVKSLEHGETLYLPKFSFPYSLIVEENHIPTYSTIIRLRYLLFKANENLDALLQNYIWYFKHNNGILGLSGFFNKVNFYRAEMSHFVHIIQSNQNIDFEISKFLKFLNSIDKNTTVYEVRDNHNRFINSIQIDQYADIIKILENIINFTEVLLPLYKKKMEGLHALVELQYSPNSLLKFLNENILDEHSIGRSVSYASNFRKNLLFFLQQLEFRDTGCRRLFSVVDFNRFYQNNHLLSPLLYGNMSCEYGLYN